The genomic window TCGTAATAACTTAATTAAAAGTATCATGATGTAAAAAGTTAAGCTCATGAAGACTAGGCATAGTATACTCCAAATGAGTAAGCCTGTTTCTGGTATTAAAAGATCCATATTAAAGCGTTTTTTATTCTGGCAATTTAGGAGGCATAATTTTTTGCACTTGTGTGCTTATCGATTTTAAAAAAGCCTCTAGTTGCTGTTGTTCGGTTAAAGTTAAGTTTAATTTTTTTAACATTGCCGATTTTGGATTTTTTAACGAATCTGGAATGACGTGTGCTCTTTGATAACTGATAGGGTTGCCTAAATTGTAAAACTCTATCACATCTTTTAACGAAGGGAAATTGCCATGGTGCATCCACGGGCCAGTAATGTTGGTTTCGCGTAACGATGGTGTTTTAAACGAGCCAATATCCTTTAAATTTTTGGTAAGATTATACTTTCCCCTGTCTTCCATGCGGCTACCTAACAAGGCCTGGCCATCATTATGAAATTTATTATCGCTAAACAATGGTGTGTTATGGCAGTTAATACATCCCGCTTTGGTGCGGAATAAATGTAGGCCCATCACTTCGTCATCTTTCAATATTTTGCTGTTGCCTTTTACAAAAGAATCGAAACGACTGTTGGTGCTTACAATGCTCCGTTCAAAAGTAGCGATGGCCTTCTGTATCTTATCTAAAGTAATTTCTTCACTACCAAAAGCTTGTGCAAATAAAGGCCTGTAGCCAGCAACTGCTGCTACATTTTTTACCATAATGGTTAAATCGGTAGCCATTTCTACGTGGTCTTGTACCGGAAATTTCGCTTGGTCTTCTAGGCTTGTTGCACGCCCATCCCAAAAAAACTTTTCATAAAAAGCAACGTTAATTAAGGTCATAGCGTTACGTTTGCCCGTTTGCCTGCTGTGCCCGTAAGCTACACGTCTGCCATCGCCCCAGCCCAGTTCGGGGTCGTGGCACGAGGCGCAGGCAATTTGTCCAGAAACAGATAATCGTGGGTCAAAAAACAAGATTTTCCCCAACTTTTGCTTCTCTTCACTAAACGGGTTATTTGCAGG from Pedobacter sp. SL55 includes these protein-coding regions:
- a CDS encoding cytochrome-c peroxidase; protein product: MKRLIILATILVVFVGSSAFLQEKAYTIAQLRALYSGDPTKWPKPELHDEAKPGFKDIGYLGRPTYPANNPFSEEKQKLGKILFFDPRLSVSGQIACASCHDPELGWGDGRRVAYGHSRQTGKRNAMTLINVAFYEKFFWDGRATSLEDQAKFPVQDHVEMATDLTIMVKNVAAVAGYRPLFAQAFGSEEITLDKIQKAIATFERSIVSTNSRFDSFVKGNSKILKDDEVMGLHLFRTKAGCINCHNTPLFSDNKFHNDGQALLGSRMEDRGKYNLTKNLKDIGSFKTPSLRETNITGPWMHHGNFPSLKDVIEFYNLGNPISYQRAHVIPDSLKNPKSAMLKKLNLTLTEQQQLEAFLKSISTQVQKIMPPKLPE